From the Butyricicoccus intestinisimiae genome, the window ATACTCGTCAATATTAAGAGCAACAAGGCTATGCCAATATGGTTTTCTTTCTTTCAAGTCATTCTCGACAACCTTTGCAACGTACTCCCAAGTATGCACAATATCTTGTTTTGAGTCATCCCACACTTGTTGACAAGTCTTTTCGATGCCAGTCAAGACACTTCTAATATCAACTCCCATGCAGAACCACTTTATCATATTTTGTAATGTTTGGTAGTTAATGTTTTTTAATACTCCATAATGTTCCGTCTCAGCATAATACTTTGCCGTCATGACATATACTGCAAATGGAGTTGCATCATCAATAGATATTTTTTCTGTCGCAGGTTTATTAACCAATAATGTCTGCATCATCATAGCAGAGGATAAATCCCCGTAGCATTGTTTTTCTTGTGGGGTTAAAACGTCTCCGTTTGTCACCTTCCAAAACTTATCTTCTACTTTGATTTCTCCGTTACTCATTGCTTCGATAATCGAAATCATATAAGCCTGAATAGACTTGATTTCTTCTTTTTGCTTAACATTGTTCGTGTAAACCAACGCCGCACGAACAAGATTGAAATGCATGTTATTCTCATAACAAGAGCGTATTTTAGCTCTAAACTTCTTTCCAGCGGCTCTAAACAGATTCTTTTTGTACAGCAAGCACGCTTGTGATTCATACAAAGCAACGTCCGAATCTTCTAAAATTTTTTCCTCTTTGATGCTCGTTGGTTTATCTTCTGTCATCTTGATGTAGAATACCTGATCGTCAGGTTCTTTTTCTACATAATAATCAATCGAGAATCCGGTAAAATTATTCTCATTTATTAAATCAATATCTCTGCTGACCTGATAAACGAAAGATGTTATCGTTCTTTTTGATTGGCTAATACCAAGCATTTTTCTTAATGCTTTTGCGGGTAGGGGATAGTATTCACCCTTTTTATTTTTGGCTACAATAAGACTTTTATATGAGGTCAGAATCTCGTATAAAGGCATAGAGTAACCTCGTTTTGGTAAAGTCATCAAACTGTACAACTTGTACGTTGTGAATCCTCTTTGTTGTTTACCGATATAATCAAATAGTTCCTCGTTTAATTTGAGAGTGATCTCTCCCGTATCAAGATTGTAGTCAGCAGTCTTGATCCAGTTAATTGTCTTCAAATGCTTTTGAAAACTTTTTGGATCAGTCTCAATGTACACCGTTTGAAACAGTGTCATCTGGCTAACCCAGAGGGCAACGAGATAATTGTTCGTCCCTTTTTGTTTACGATTTGCTAGATTTCTATGCGCTCCCATAAACTTAATCAAGTCAGTTGCTTGACACGTAAAGGTCGGAGACAAGTACGTTCGCGTCTGGGCATTGTACTCGGCATTACTAATAGCCGAGACAAGTAATCTACTGAGAGCAAACTGAAAACCAGTCAGCGGAGTAGAGGTACTGTCAAGAATGTCGAGGTACTGATCTTCCGTGATGTTCGCATCCGTGTCTCCTGATATAGCGTTCCCGATTCTGCCCGGATTCCGCACTAAAAAATTCTGTGCGGTAAACGGCTGTTCTTTGTCTAACGTTAGTTTTGTCTTGCTCTCCATGTTTGTCACTTCCTTTGTCAACAGGATAGCACATAGTTTTCACAATGTCAACGATTAACTTGATGTTAAATTGAATCGAACGTATGATTCTTACGTCATACGTCCAGACTGTGTTGGGTGTAACGACCATGATGCAGAATAAACCCTTTAAATTTCGCTTGTATTGAGTTTTATCTTGTCTCATGTGTAATTTCATGTCTTAGGACAGAAAATGGAATACACGCCAAATTTGAAGTATCTATGATTTATTTGGAAAATAGTTTGTTTGCTTGTAAAAAATTTTTGCTTTTTTACGCGCGCGCAATAGTCAACAAACTAAAAAAAATATGAAAATATTTTTTCTTTCTTTTTTCGCCCTTTCTATTTTCTCTTTACTATTTCTTACTTTCTTACTTTCTATCTTTCTATACCTTATATATAAGAAAAATTGGGAGGTGCATAAAAAAAATTGAGAAGTGCATAAAAAAAATTAGGAAGTGCACAAAAAAAATTGGGAAGTGCATGGTAGAAAAATTGAGAAGTGCATAAAAAAAATTAGGAAGTGCACAAAAAAAATTGGGAAGTGCATGGGTTTCAGTTATCCACAAATTCTTGTGGAAAAAGCTGTGGATAAAATATGTTGTTTAATATGTTCAAAAAGAGAAAAGAAAATTGTGCTATTTGTATATTTTTTGTTGAAACATCTGAGAAGATTAAATCATCTTTTGTAAGATAATTGTTGACAAAAGATGATACATGGAGTACAATATCATTGAGGTGATAAACATGGAGTCTAACAAAAAAGTCTCTGTTATTTTGCCAAATGAATTGTATAACAAGGTGGCAGCAGAAGCAGAGAAAACAGGCAGAGGTGTGTCAAACTGGATACGCGAAGTGGCTATTAAAAATACGCTGAGACAGGAGAAGGACAATGGCTAAAGTAATTACCTTTTCAAATCAAAAAGGTGGAGTTGCTAAGACAACTTCTGCGGTCATGACAGTAGGAAATCTGGTCAACAGAGGATATAAAGTATTGCTGATTGATACTGATCCGCAAGCAAACGCAACGGA encodes:
- a CDS encoding ribbon-helix-helix domain-containing protein — encoded protein: MESNKKVSVILPNELYNKVAAEAEKTGRGVSNWIREVAIKNTLRQEKDNG
- a CDS encoding replication initiation protein translates to MESKTKLTLDKEQPFTAQNFLVRNPGRIGNAISGDTDANITEDQYLDILDSTSTPLTGFQFALSRLLVSAISNAEYNAQTRTYLSPTFTCQATDLIKFMGAHRNLANRKQKGTNNYLVALWVSQMTLFQTVYIETDPKSFQKHLKTINWIKTADYNLDTGEITLKLNEELFDYIGKQQRGFTTYKLYSLMTLPKRGYSMPLYEILTSYKSLIVAKNKKGEYYPLPAKALRKMLGISQSKRTITSFVYQVSRDIDLINENNFTGFSIDYYVEKEPDDQVFYIKMTEDKPTSIKEEKILEDSDVALYESQACLLYKKNLFRAAGKKFRAKIRSCYENNMHFNLVRAALVYTNNVKQKEEIKSIQAYMISIIEAMSNGEIKVEDKFWKVTNGDVLTPQEKQCYGDLSSAMMMQTLLVNKPATEKISIDDATPFAVYVMTAKYYAETEHYGVLKNINYQTLQNMIKWFCMGVDIRSVLTGIEKTCQQVWDDSKQDIVHTWEYVAKVVENDLKERKPYWHSLVALNIDEYKKNFVEM